Proteins encoded together in one Camelus dromedarius isolate mCamDro1 chromosome 11, mCamDro1.pat, whole genome shotgun sequence window:
- the TXNRD1 gene encoding thioredoxin reductase 1, cytoplasmic, whose translation MNGSEDLPESYDYDLIIIGGGSGGLAAAKEAAKYNKKVMVLDFVTPTPLGTRWGLGGTCVNVGCIPKKLMHQAALLGQALRDSRNYGWNVEETVKHDWERMTEAVQNHIGSLNWGYRVALREKKVTYENAYGQFVGPHKIKTTNNKGREKIYSAEKFLIATGERPRYLDIPGDREYCISSDDLFSLPYCPGKTLVVGASYVALECAGFLAGIGLDVTVMVRSILLRGFDQDMANRIGEHMAEHGVKFIRQFVPIKVEQIEAGTPGRLRVVAKSTNGDTTIEEEYNTVLLAIGRDACTRKIGLETVGVKINEKTGKIPVTDEEQTNVPYIYAIGDVLEGKVELTPVAIQAGRLLARRLYAGSTVKCDYENVPTTVFTPLEYGACGLSEEKAVEKFGEENIEVYHSYFWPLEWTIPSRDNNKCYAKIVCNIKDNERVVGFHMLGPNAGEVTQGFAAALKCGLTKDQLDSTIGIHPVCAEVFTTLSVTKRSGGSILQAGC comes from the exons ATGAATGGCTCTGAGGATCTCCCCGAGTCCTATGACTATGACCTCATCATCATCGGAGGAGGCTCAGGAGGACTGGCAGCGGCTAAG gagGCAGCCAAATATAACAAGAAGGTGATGGTCCTGGATTTTGTCACTCCAACCCCTCTTGGAACTAGATGGG GTCTCGGAGGAACCTGTGTGAATGTGGGTTGCATACCTAAAAAACTGATGCACCAAGCAGCTTTGTTAGGACAAGCCCTACGAGACTCTCGGAATTATGGGTGGAACGTGGAGGAGACCG TTAAACATGACTGGGAAAGAATGACAGAAGCTGTGCAGAACCACATTGGCTCTTTGAACTGGGGCTACCGCGTAGCTCTGCGGGAGAAGAAAGTCACCTATGAGAATGCATATGGGCAGTTTGTTGGTCCTCATAAGATTAAG acaacaaataacaaaggcagagaaaaaatttATTCAGCAGAGAAATTCCTCATTGCCACTGGTGAAAGGCCACGTTACTTGGATATCCCTGGTGACAGAGAATACTGCATCAGCAG tgatgaTCTTTTCTCTTTACCTTATTGCCCGGGTAAGACCCTGGTGGTCGGAGCATCCTATGTCGCTTTGGAATGTGCTGGATTTCTTGCTGGCATAGGTTTAGATGTGACTGTTATGGTACGATCCATTCTCCTTAGAGGGTTTGACCAGGACATGGCCAACAGAATTGGTGAACATATGGCAGAACACGGTGTCAAGTTTATAAGGCAGTTTGTGCCGATAAAA GTTGAACAAATTGAAGCTGGGACACCAGGCCGACTCAGGGTGGTAGCGAAGTCCACCAATGGTGACACAACCATCGAAGAAGAGTACAACACG GTATTGCTGGCAATCGGAAGAGATGCTTGCACAAGAAAAATTGGCTTAGAAACTGTGggggtaaaaataaatgaaaa GACTGGAAAAATACCCGTCACGGATGAGGAGCAGACCAATGTGCCTTACATCTATGCCATTGGCGATGTGTTGGAGGGGAAGGTGGAGCTCACCCCAGTAGCAATCCAGGCAGGAAGATTGCTTGCACGGAGGCTGTACGCTGGCTCCACCGTCAAG TGTGACTATGAAAATGTTCCAACGACTGTATTTACTCCTTTGGAATATGGTGCTTGTGGTCTTTCTGAAGAGAAAGCTGTGGAgaaatttggggaagaaaatattGAG GTTTATCATAGTTACTTTTGGCCATTGGAATGGACCATTCCATCAAGAGATAACAACAAATGTTACGCAAAAATAGTCTGTAATATCAAAGACAAT GAACGAGTTGTCGGCTTCCACATGCTGGGTCCAAATGCTGGGGAAGTTACCCAGGGCTTCGCAGCAGCACTCAAGTGCGGACTGACCAAAGATCAGCTGGACAGCACCATCGGCATCCACCCTGTCTGCGCAGAG